A genomic segment from Streptosporangium roseum DSM 43021 encodes:
- a CDS encoding cupin domain-containing protein — protein MPDTDPTTDEQKPRSTAWQTALTLLQEAEPPFIPAGAHAMTVVIAFPPGDPGTPPHRHSGPAFGYVLEGEMLFELEGEPERVIRAGEAFWEPGGDVIHYQDGNNRDDVPLRFTVTMLCEPGKPMLTLVDDGELAQREALRAPRPS, from the coding sequence ATGCCGGACACCGATCCGACCACCGACGAGCAGAAACCGAGATCGACAGCGTGGCAGACGGCCCTCACCCTGCTGCAGGAGGCGGAACCACCCTTCATCCCGGCGGGAGCGCACGCGATGACCGTGGTCATCGCGTTCCCGCCCGGTGATCCCGGTACGCCGCCGCACCGCCACTCCGGCCCGGCGTTCGGCTACGTGCTGGAAGGCGAGATGCTGTTCGAACTGGAGGGCGAGCCCGAACGGGTCATCCGGGCAGGGGAGGCGTTCTGGGAGCCGGGTGGCGACGTCATCCACTATCAGGACGGCAACAACCGCGACGACGTCCCGCTCCGTTTCACCGTCACGATGCTGTGCGAACCCGGCAAGCCGATGCTTACCCTGGTCGACGACGGAGAGCTCGCCCAGCGCGAGGCCCTCCGCGCCCCGAGGCCGTCCTGA
- a CDS encoding SDR family oxidoreductase: protein MKIIVMGGTGLVGSQVVKILKAAGHEAVPHSQSTGVDLLSGQGLPQALVGADAVVNLTNSPTFDEASLAFFQTTMDNLLEAARREGVGHAVILSIVGADQVPDLDYYRAKVLQEDILKAGPIPYSIVRATQFFEFMDAVLSWSADEETVRLPATPLQPIASADVAQAVAEVAAGSPLQGTRDIAGPDVFPLDELGRITLAVRGDRRSVTTDDSAGMFAAVPDDAIIAKDGARIAPTHYRDWLTA from the coding sequence ATGAAGATCATCGTGATGGGTGGGACCGGGCTCGTCGGGTCGCAGGTCGTCAAGATCCTCAAGGCGGCCGGGCACGAGGCGGTGCCCCACTCGCAGTCCACCGGCGTGGACCTCCTCAGCGGCCAGGGGCTGCCGCAGGCGCTGGTGGGTGCCGACGCCGTCGTCAACCTGACGAACTCGCCCACCTTCGACGAGGCCTCGCTCGCCTTCTTCCAGACGACCATGGACAACCTCCTGGAGGCCGCCCGGCGTGAAGGTGTCGGCCACGCCGTCATCCTGTCCATCGTCGGCGCGGACCAGGTGCCCGACCTCGACTACTACCGTGCCAAGGTCCTGCAGGAGGACATCCTCAAGGCAGGCCCCATCCCGTATTCGATCGTGCGCGCCACCCAGTTCTTCGAATTCATGGACGCGGTCCTGTCCTGGTCCGCCGACGAGGAGACCGTTCGCCTGCCTGCCACCCCGCTGCAGCCCATCGCCTCGGCCGACGTCGCCCAGGCCGTGGCCGAGGTCGCTGCCGGCAGTCCGCTCCAGGGCACCCGCGACATCGCCGGTCCCGATGTCTTCCCGCTGGACGAACTCGGCAGGATCACGCTCGCGGTCCGCGGCGACAGGCGCAGCGTCACCACCGACGACAGCGCCGGAATGTTCGCGGCCGTACCCGATGACGCCATCATCGCCAAGGACGGCGCCCGCATCGCTCCGACGCACTACCGGGACTGGCTCACCGCCTGA
- a CDS encoding Rrf2 family transcriptional regulator has translation MSGGVAWALHCCVALTTSSRPVPAAKLAELHDVPGSYPAKRLQSLSRAGPIHSGQGKSGPSRGNPAATR, from the coding sequence ATGTCAGGCGGGGTCGCCTGGGCATTGCACTGCTGTGTCGCCCTCACCACCAGCAGCAGGCCCGTCCCGGCGGCCAAACTCGCGGAGCTGCACGACGTCCCCGGCAGCTACCCCGCCAAGCGACTCCAGTCTCTTTCCCGCGCCGGGCCCATCCACTCCGGCCAGGGGAAATCCGGTCCGTCCAGAGGAAATCCGGCGGCTACGCGCTGA
- a CDS encoding dienelactone hydrolase family protein, producing MTSQTSTDGVTEQSFTLGEITGVLFAPQGATGPRPLILMGHGGGQHKKAPGVLAGAHRFVAEGGFAVAAIDAPNHGDRPKDKQFIQFAGDMRARMAAGEDPAGLVAAMHDLLAGQAVADWQAVLTAVQELDHVGAGPVGYWGVSMGCGLGMPLLAADSRIRAAVLGLLGVHGLAAAAARVTVPVQFLLQWDDTRVPRDQALALFDALGSTDKTLHANPGDHGGIPAFETGNALRFFARHLG from the coding sequence TTGACCTCTCAGACGTCGACCGACGGCGTCACCGAACAGTCCTTCACTCTCGGCGAGATCACCGGTGTGCTGTTCGCACCGCAGGGCGCCACCGGCCCCCGCCCGCTGATCCTGATGGGACACGGCGGCGGCCAGCACAAGAAGGCCCCCGGCGTCCTGGCCGGCGCGCACCGGTTCGTCGCCGAGGGGGGTTTCGCCGTCGCCGCGATCGATGCCCCCAACCACGGCGACCGGCCGAAAGATAAACAGTTCATCCAGTTCGCGGGCGATATGCGGGCCCGCATGGCCGCCGGAGAGGATCCGGCCGGGCTGGTCGCGGCCATGCACGACCTGCTGGCCGGGCAGGCCGTCGCCGACTGGCAGGCCGTTCTGACCGCGGTCCAGGAGCTCGACCACGTGGGCGCCGGTCCGGTCGGCTATTGGGGGGTGTCGATGGGCTGCGGGCTCGGTATGCCGCTGCTCGCCGCCGACTCCCGGATCCGCGCCGCGGTGCTGGGTCTGCTCGGCGTGCACGGGCTGGCCGCAGCCGCCGCCCGGGTCACCGTGCCGGTGCAGTTCCTGCTCCAATGGGACGATACGCGGGTGCCCAGGGACCAGGCTTTGGCGCTGTTCGACGCCCTGGGCTCGACCGACAAGACGCTGCACGCCAACCCCGGCGACCACGGGGGAATCCCCGCGTTCGAGACCGGCAACGCGCTGCGGTTCTTCGCACGGCACCTTGGATAA
- a CDS encoding universal stress protein, giving the protein MILVGVDGSPAALEAVSWAVQEAALRGAGLRVVHVMPAWPLEMSEDAPYADVGRWMRDGAASMLTEAVERAREADARVRVESQLLPGDPRLVLIEAAKDADLLVVGSHGLGGFSGMLLGSVALGVAGHTSCPVAVVRTVPAQARGEVVVGVDGSPAGGTAVGFAFAEASLRGAALRAVHAWNRPVIGGGPFALASAEEMAEGERRLLAEVLAGWAGRHPDVKVIEQVEHGHPVELLRSASEHADLLVVGSRGRGGLAGLLLGSVSHALLHHAACPLVVASGTPA; this is encoded by the coding sequence ATGATCCTTGTGGGAGTCGACGGTTCACCGGCCGCGCTTGAGGCCGTGAGCTGGGCCGTACAGGAGGCAGCGCTACGCGGGGCCGGGCTGCGCGTCGTGCACGTCATGCCGGCCTGGCCGCTGGAGATGTCCGAGGACGCCCCGTACGCCGACGTGGGGCGCTGGATGCGCGACGGGGCCGCCTCCATGCTGACGGAGGCGGTGGAGCGGGCCCGTGAAGCGGACGCTCGTGTCAGGGTGGAGTCGCAGCTGCTCCCGGGCGACCCCCGGCTCGTCCTGATCGAGGCGGCGAAGGACGCCGACCTCCTGGTGGTCGGCAGTCACGGGCTGGGCGGGTTCTCCGGCATGCTGCTGGGATCGGTCGCGCTGGGCGTGGCCGGACACACCTCCTGCCCGGTCGCCGTCGTGCGGACGGTGCCCGCACAGGCACGCGGCGAGGTGGTCGTCGGGGTCGACGGCTCTCCGGCCGGTGGGACCGCCGTCGGATTCGCCTTCGCCGAGGCGTCCCTGCGCGGCGCCGCCCTGCGGGCGGTTCACGCGTGGAACCGGCCCGTCATCGGGGGCGGCCCGTTCGCCCTGGCGTCCGCCGAGGAGATGGCCGAAGGGGAGCGGCGCCTGCTGGCCGAGGTGCTGGCGGGCTGGGCCGGGCGTCATCCGGATGTCAAGGTCATCGAGCAGGTGGAGCACGGGCACCCGGTGGAGCTCCTGAGAAGCGCCTCGGAACACGCGGACCTGCTGGTCGTGGGGTCACGTGGCCGTGGCGGCCTCGCCGGGCTCCTGCTGGGCTCGGTGAGCCACGCGCTGCTGCACCACGCCGCCTGCCCACTGGTCGTGGCGTCCGGCACGCCGGCATAG